The Bdellovibrio bacteriovorus region GGAGATATCAGTCTGAAGGAAGCCTGCTTGCGTGCTCTTAAGATCGTAGAGCTGCAAACAAAATCTCAGGGCATTGAAGTGAAGCTGCACTTCCCGGGCGACGACATTTTGGTACGTGGCCACCTTAATCTTCTGGCTCAAGCTTTGAAAAATGTTTTACAAAGTGCGATTGATCACGTCACAGATCGTTCACGCAACGAAAAGGGCTTTCGTCCAATTCTGGATATCGAAATTTCTTCCGGCACCGAACTGACATATATTTTAGTCAAGGATAACGGTACGCCAGAAAAAAACCCCAGCCTTCCTATCGGCTTAGGTCTTTCAGTGGCTTCGCAGATTTTGCGAGACTTTGAAGGCACACTGGAGTTTTCACTGAGCCAAGACCAAGAGAATATAGCGCGCATAGCTTTTTCACTTTAAAGGGTTTTTGTGGAAATCAAAATCACCAATCGCTTGATTCAGGGTATCTTTGCCCTTGGCACGGTCGTCACTCTTTCTATTCTTGTCTTAAACTTTTTATCGTTACGTGACTATCGCCGTTCTATTCGTGAACAGGAAAAAAGCGAAGCTCTGGTGACCGTCATGGAAGAACTTGTGAAGACGATGGTTGACCTCGAGACGGGCCAACGGGGTTACATCCTTACATCTAACGGTGATTTTCTTGAACCCTACGACAAAGCCCGCATCCACATTCCGCGCCACCTCGACACTTTGGATAAAGGCGCTCCCGCGGAAATTAAAAACATGGCCGAATACAAAGCGATCCGCGGACTTATTAATAAAAAAATTGGAATCTCGCGTGAACTTATTGCGCTCGTGAATGCGGGCGAAGTGAAAAAAGCTCAAGACAAAGTACGCTCTGGAACGGGTAAAGAAGTCATGGATCAGCTTCGCAACAACGTTGAAATCGTGAAAGGTGTTGAGCGCGCTAAAGTGGAAGAGCATCGTCTCATCGCTGAATCCAAAGGCCGTATCAATCGCGACTGGACAATCTTAGGTAGCGGACTTTGTTTTGCGGTTATTGTTCTGGCCTATCTTCTGACCGACATGGAAAACCGCCGACGCACCAAAGTTGAAGAAGAATTAGCACTGGCGAAGGATGCCGCTGTTGAGGCTTCTAAACACAAGTCTGAATTTTTAGCGAACATGAGCCACGAAATTCGCACTCCCATGAACGGCATTCTAGGAATGTCGGAAGTGATGCTTGCGGAAATGCCCGAGGGCAGCCAACGTGCCAAACTTGAAAAGATCCGCGATGCTGGAATGGCTCTTTTGACCCTCATCAACGGCATTTTGGATCTTTCAAAGATTGAATCCGGAAAACTGGAACTTGAAGAAAACTATTTCGAGCTGCCGAAACTTGTGCAAGAAGTTTACAACACCTTAGAATATTCCGCGAAGTCCAAGGGCTTGGACTTCGCGATTTCTATTTCTGACAACACACCTCGCGCGTTTTCCGGAGACGCTCTTCGCATCCGCCAAATTCTTATCAATCTTTTGGGGAATGCCATCAAGTTCAGCTCTTCAGGTAAAGTTGCGTTACAGATCAACTCTTACCGCGCGCAAAGTTCCAAAACGATGCTTCAAGTGCAAGTTTCCGATAACGGCCCGGGTATGACGGAAGAGACCGTCAAGAAACTCTTCACTCCGTTTGAACAAGGCGACAAAAGCACGACAAGAAAATACGGTGGAACGGGCTTGGGCCTTTCTATCACGAAAAAACTTGTAGATCTGATGAACGGAACGATTGAAGTCGAAAGCAAACC contains the following coding sequences:
- a CDS encoding ATP-binding protein, which produces MEIKITNRLIQGIFALGTVVTLSILVLNFLSLRDYRRSIREQEKSEALVTVMEELVKTMVDLETGQRGYILTSNGDFLEPYDKARIHIPRHLDTLDKGAPAEIKNMAEYKAIRGLINKKIGISRELIALVNAGEVKKAQDKVRSGTGKEVMDQLRNNVEIVKGVERAKVEEHRLIAESKGRINRDWTILGSGLCFAVIVLAYLLTDMENRRRTKVEEELALAKDAAVEASKHKSEFLANMSHEIRTPMNGILGMSEVMLAEMPEGSQRAKLEKIRDAGMALLTLINGILDLSKIESGKLELEENYFELPKLVQEVYNTLEYSAKSKGLDFAISISDNTPRAFSGDALRIRQILINLLGNAIKFSSSGKVALQINSYRAQSSKTMLQVQVSDNGPGMTEETVKKLFTPFEQGDKSTTRKYGGTGLGLSITKKLVDLMNGTIEVESKPGEGTSFWVNIPLEAVNSMPATNSSASLSNPAFLSSLAPLKVLVAEDNATNQEVIKVMLKRLGHTFTIVENGREAIAAYEKEKPDVILMDCHMPEMDGYEAAKHITDGQGAVWCRGVPIIAVTANAVRGDKEDCMRAGMCDYLSKPLTMGELDDKLAMWSPKLDAVDTQIVDPRAMERLRQISETQAPLLMSQIREEWFKEAPESLQKMKTVIEQSEWSEASKIAHHLKSTCANAGLRRMTQFCSKIEEDIAQNKFDEVMYLFLQLRSEYKLACLHLGRENRNQGMTS